The genomic interval TTCGATCCCCGCAAGTATCTCGGCGCGGCCCGCAAGGAACTGGTCGAGCTCATCAAGCATAAGAACGAGGCCGTGCTCGGCAGCGCCGGCAAAGCCTGACCCCGTTTCCGATTCATCCCGCAAAAAGCCGCTTCAGATCGTTGAAGCGGCTTTTTTTGTCACCCCCTCGCGGGCAGGCGCCAGGGTGCGGCCGCGCCGGGGAGCGAGCGATAGCCCGGTTATGGGGCCGCTGCCGGATGGGGGGCGCTACGGGAAAACGCTGGCGTGGAATGTGCAGTACCTGGATCCCGGGAGCATCGAAGGTTGACAGGCGCCAAGTTCTAATGATAAGGGTTGCTTCCGCGGCGGCGCGAAGCCTCGCACCCCTTCCCGGGGCTCGGCGGACCGAAACCGTGCCCCCTGGTCGCAGGCGGCCCGTTCGCCGGGCATTGTCCCATCGCGTTTATCTTCTCTCTAAAAAGGAGGATCGTTTCATGTTCAGAGCAAGCGCATCACTGTTGGTCGCCGCCCTGTTGCTCGCCGGCTGCGCCAACCACCTGCCCGAGGAAACCGTAGCGTCTCACAAGGTCAACCGGGTCCCCGTTTCCCGGCAGCTGAACCTGTCCCTGGACCAGGGCCAGGTCCTCTCCCGGGACATGCTCAGAGTCAAGGCGACCGAGACCAATACCATCCAGATCCAGGAGTTGACCAACACCCAGGTCTACGAGGCCTTCACTCCCTACCAGGTGCTGCGCGAAGTCTACGAGCTGCCCTTCGGGGTGATCTCCATTGTCGGGGGAGTGGTGATAAACGTTGTCGACGTTGCGCTGCTCGGGCTGTTGCCCAACAGCTTTACCGATGGGGCGCTCAGTGCCGGCTTTGCCGGGATCAACCCGTTCCTGAATATCGAGTCCGCCTCCCGCAAAAAGCTGGAACTGGCCTCGCAGATGGAGGAGGTCCAGGACCAAAGGATCGAGTCCATCGAGACGGCCCTGGCCGGCCAGCCCCTGCAGGTGACGAGCATGGGAGTGCCGCACCGGGTCGAATTGAACGAGAGGGGCGAGGCGAACATCTGCCTGTTCGACCTGTTCGACGTCCTGCCCCTGTCCCGGGAACTGGTCTTCTCGGTGGAAGTCGACGACGCCAGGGCGGAAGAGGCGACCACGGTCAGCCGGCAGCTGACCGCGAGCATCTACCAGGCCCAGAAGATCCTCGCCCGCCACGGCCGGGAAGGCGGGGAGCGCGAAGAGATCGGCGTGACGGAAGCGGCCCGGGACATCCTGGCCCTCTCCGGTCTCGGTTTCGAGCACGCCTCCCAGTCCCTCGAGGAACAGCTGATGAGGGGCATGACCCCGGCCAGGCAGCAGCAGTTGATGGGAGCTCTTATCGAGCCTGCCGAACTCGACCGAATCGCCCCCTCCCCGGCGGCGGCCACCGCGGTCGCCGAGGCCTCTGGTGAAATCGAAGTCGAGCCGGGCTCCGCCGTTCCCGCGGCCAGCGAGCCCGTTCCGGAGCGGACCGGGCCCGAAGCCGTCGACGCGGAGCAGGGGCTGGGCGAGGAGGCCGGGGCCAGCGCCGAAGCTTCTGGCGGGACTGCCGACTCCACCCTTTAGAGCGGGCGGGAGGGGGCGCGGCCCCCGTTCCTGTTTCGAACAGAAAGCTTGCTGCCGGCGGATTTCGCCCGCCTGTTTTTCGAAAAGTTTACGCCGCTCCGGCGGCGTCACGCGGGGAGAAATCCCCGGATGAAACGAAAAAAAGCCGCTTCGAGATTCTCGAAGCGGCTTTTTCCGTATCCAGGCGTCGGTCTACTTTTTCATCCCTTGGTGGTGCCCCTGGCCGGCATCCTTCTCGAAGGTCACCTCCAGGGACATCTCTTCTCCTTCCCTTTCGATGACCAGGGTGCCCCCGTCTCCGGGGCGCTTCTGCTTGACCTCGTAGATCAGGTCGAAGCTGTCTTCGATGGCGACGCCGTCGAAGCTGACCAGCACGTCCCCCTTCTCGAGTCCCGACCGGGCGCCGTTGGAGTCCGGCATGACCATTTTGGCCAGCACTTTTCCGTCCTCCTCCTTGAGCATCACTCCCAGTTTGACCCTCTCCATTTCGAGGCTTTCGTATCGCGTCATCACCTGATAGTCGTAGGCGGGCATGGGAAAGTCAGGGACCTTCACTTTCATGAACCGAGCCATTTTCTCCTCGGGGATTTCAATTTCCCTGGAGCCGACCGAGGTGTAGGAGACGGGCAGGCGCCGAAAGACCCGGCGGGGGATGCCGTAGCCGTGGCGGATGTGGTTCCCCCCCGCGACGACGACCATGCGCCAGTCGTCGTCCGGGCGGTCCTTGAGGAAACGGACGATGCTCTCGGCCATGGTCTCGTCCCACAGGGTCTGCACCCGCAGGAAGCCGCCCCGCATGGCCTCTCCCCCGTCGTGTCCGGCGAAGACCGCCTCGGCCATCGCCTTCTGGTAGGGGTCGTTCATGTCGATTTCGGGCAACTGCGCGCGCTGCTCCTCCGGCAGGTCGGCGAACTCGGTTCGGCTGACCGCCATCCGGAGCTCCTTTTCGGCGTTCAGGGCGACGATCGGGATGGCGTTTCGTTTGGCAAAGAGCAGTAGGCCCTTGTACTGGTCGAAGTTCCACGACTGGTCGAACCGGGTCTTTTTCAAAAAGGTCTTGTCGTCCAGGTCCCCGGCAAGCCAGCTGTCGAGGGTCTCCTGCATGGCGGGGGAAAACATCTCCATGCCGAGTGCGACCCGGCCCGGGTGGCGCTCGGACATGGCCTTCAGGACGGTCACCTCGAGGCGGTGGGAGGCGGGGTTGTCGTGGGTCTCTCCCACGTAGACGATGCGGGGGCCGGTCACCGCGGCGAGCATCGCCTCCTCCGAAACGTAGGTGCCGGTGGCCAGGTGCAGGATGTCCCCCACCACGGGCGCTCGGGGCGGAGGGTAGGGGCTCTCAGGGTTGCCGAGCATCTTGGCCCCCGTGCAGGCTCCGAGCAGAAGGGGAAGGGCGGCTAGAAGGGCGGCCAGGGGCTTGCGCAAGGTCAGTGTCATAGACGTCGTCTCCGTCGCTCGGGGTCTTCGGGCTTTTCTCGGGAGGTCTCCGGTTCCGGCCGGCTCTGCCTGTCATCTCGCTCCTCTTCGGTCGATCACCCGGTTTCAGTAGATGTTCTTGGAGTAGAAGATCTCCGTCATCTCCCGCCGCAGGTTCTCTTTGACCCGCGCTTTTTCGGCGTCGGAAAAGTCGGTGGCGGCGGTGGAGAAGAGGTAGGTTTCCAGGTCGAGTTCGCGCAGCAGCATCTTGGTGTGAAAGAGGTTCTCCTGGTGGATGTTGATGTCCACGCACTGGTAGCGATCCAGGATCGACTTCTTGATGAATTGTTGGATGGAGTGTACCTTGTGGTCGATGTAGTGCTTCGTCCCTCTCACGTCCCGGGTGAAGCCCCGCACCTTGTAGTCCATCAGCACGATGTCCGAGTCGAAGGACTCGATGAGGTGGTTGAGGGCCTTGAGGGGGCTGATCTTGCCGCAGGTCGAGATGTCGACGTCGGCCCGGAAGGTGGAGATGCCGAGCCGGGAGTCGGTTTCCGGGTAGGTGTGGACGCAGAGGTGGCTCTTGTCGAGGTGTGCCAGGACCTGTTCGGGTTTCGGCTCGACCGGCTCCTCGGCGATGAGGACGGTCACGCTCGCTCCCATCGGGTCGTAGTCCTGGCTGGAGATGTTGAGGATGTTGGCGCCGATGATTTCGGACACCTCGGTGAGGATGCGCACCAGGCGCTCCGAGTTGTACTCCTCGTCGATGTACTCGAGGTACTCCTTGCGGGCCTGGGGGGCGCGGGCGTAGCAGATGTCGTAGATGTTGAAGGAGAGGGTCTTGGTCAGGTTGTTGAACCCGCGCAGCCTCAACTTGCGCCGCCGCCGGGGGCGGGTGACTTTTTTTGCGCACATGGGCAGAATCCCTTTCGGACAGGAGACTTGTCCGGCGGGGCCGAACGGGAAAATTAGACCACAGTTCGGCGCCCCGAAACAAGCTTATTCTGTCCGGCCGCGGCTACTGCCGGGGCCCTGTCCGCTCCATGCGGATAAAGAACATGAGCAGGGCGGGAATGACGAAGATGGTGAAGACCGTGGAGAGGGCCAGTCCGCCGAGAACCACGCTGCCCAGGCCCCGGTAGAGCTCGGAGCCGGGCCCCGGGGCCACCACCAGGGGGAGCATGCCGAAGATCGAGGTGGTCGCGCTAATGTAGATGGGACGCAGGCGGGTGCGGGTGGCGGCCATGACCGCCTCGCGGTGGGCCAAGGCGTGCTCGCGGACGTTGTTCAACGACTGGTGGACGATGAGGATGGCGTTGTTGACCACCACCCCGATCAGGATCACGA from Desulfuromonas sp. carries:
- a CDS encoding ChaN family lipoprotein, encoding MTLTLRKPLAALLAALPLLLGACTGAKMLGNPESPYPPPRAPVVGDILHLATGTYVSEEAMLAAVTGPRIVYVGETHDNPASHRLEVTVLKAMSERHPGRVALGMEMFSPAMQETLDSWLAGDLDDKTFLKKTRFDQSWNFDQYKGLLLFAKRNAIPIVALNAEKELRMAVSRTEFADLPEEQRAQLPEIDMNDPYQKAMAEAVFAGHDGGEAMRGGFLRVQTLWDETMAESIVRFLKDRPDDDWRMVVVAGGNHIRHGYGIPRRVFRRLPVSYTSVGSREIEIPEEKMARFMKVKVPDFPMPAYDYQVMTRYESLEMERVKLGVMLKEEDGKVLAKMVMPDSNGARSGLEKGDVLVSFDGVAIEDSFDLIYEVKQKRPGDGGTLVIEREGEEMSLEVTFEKDAGQGHHQGMKK
- the speD gene encoding adenosylmethionine decarboxylase, with protein sequence MCAKKVTRPRRRRKLRLRGFNNLTKTLSFNIYDICYARAPQARKEYLEYIDEEYNSERLVRILTEVSEIIGANILNISSQDYDPMGASVTVLIAEEPVEPKPEQVLAHLDKSHLCVHTYPETDSRLGISTFRADVDISTCGKISPLKALNHLIESFDSDIVLMDYKVRGFTRDVRGTKHYIDHKVHSIQQFIKKSILDRYQCVDINIHQENLFHTKMLLRELDLETYLFSTAATDFSDAEKARVKENLRREMTEIFYSKNIY